From the genome of Pseudoalteromonas aliena SW19, one region includes:
- the tatC gene encoding twin-arginine translocase subunit TatC, whose product MTEEVKSGFVAHLIELRDRLIKSLLSILAIFIAIAYFSNDIYTFVAAPLVSHLPSTATMIATDVTAPFFAPFKLTLFVALFGSIPWILHQIWGFIAPGLYQHEKRMLMPILASSIILFYSGIAFCYFAVLPIILGFFTSTGPEMMTLAPDISSYLSFVLKLFFAFGIAFEIPVAIMLLCWSGATTTQSLKEKRPYIIVGVFVLAMFLTPPDVLSQTLLAIPMLILFELGLILAKFYTVKPQQESEE is encoded by the coding sequence ATGACTGAGGAAGTAAAATCAGGGTTTGTTGCTCATTTAATTGAGTTGCGCGACCGGCTCATTAAATCGCTATTAAGTATTTTAGCTATTTTTATTGCCATTGCGTATTTTTCAAACGATATCTATACATTTGTCGCAGCACCATTGGTTTCGCACTTACCAAGTACCGCGACGATGATTGCAACCGATGTAACAGCACCGTTTTTTGCTCCCTTTAAACTGACATTATTTGTGGCTTTATTTGGATCTATTCCGTGGATACTGCATCAAATCTGGGGATTTATAGCACCTGGTTTATACCAGCACGAAAAACGTATGCTCATGCCCATACTCGCCTCTAGTATTATTTTATTTTATAGTGGCATTGCATTTTGCTACTTCGCAGTATTACCTATTATTTTGGGCTTTTTTACAAGTACAGGCCCTGAGATGATGACTCTTGCGCCCGATATAAGTAGTTATTTGAGTTTTGTATTAAAATTATTTTTTGCATTTGGCATTGCCTTTGAAATACCAGTAGCCATTATGCTTTTATGTTGGAGCGGTGCAACAACAACGCAAAGCTTAAAAGAGAAACGCCCTTATATTATCGTAGGCGTTTTTGTATTAGCTATGTTTTTAACACCACCCGATGTGTTATCACAGACATTATTAGCGATACCCATGTTAATTTTGTTTGAGCTAGGTTTAATTCTAGCGAAATTTTATACCGTTAAACCACAACAAGAATCTGAGGAATAA
- a CDS encoding TatD family hydrolase, translated as MPYTLIDSGVNLTNHQFDDQHYNIVHRAKDAGVRHMLIIGCDIASSKQSLELAIKFQQYSTAGIHPHDAKSATEELENQLTNLASHNHVLAIGECGLDYNRDFSPRDTQRSVFRRQLALAESLNLPVYLHERDAFEDMFAILKEFNVRGILHCFTGDANALQSYLDLGLYIGITGWVCDERRGKELQKLIPSIPIERLLIETDAPFLIPRTVKPKPKSRKNEPSLLPYVCQTLAQLYQIDEKIIAKQTTENFYQLFSLETR; from the coding sequence ATGCCATATACCTTAATTGATTCAGGGGTTAATTTAACCAACCATCAATTTGATGATCAGCATTACAATATTGTGCATCGCGCAAAAGATGCTGGTGTTCGTCATATGCTAATTATTGGCTGTGATATAGCAAGTAGTAAGCAATCGCTTGAACTTGCTATAAAGTTTCAACAGTATTCTACAGCGGGTATACACCCTCACGATGCAAAATCAGCGACTGAGGAACTAGAAAATCAGCTAACCAACCTAGCAAGCCATAATCATGTACTCGCTATTGGTGAATGTGGATTGGATTATAACCGTGACTTTTCACCTAGAGATACTCAACGCAGCGTCTTTAGGCGCCAACTTGCGCTTGCTGAAAGTTTAAATTTGCCTGTTTATTTACATGAACGTGATGCTTTTGAAGATATGTTCGCTATTCTCAAAGAGTTTAACGTGCGGGGAATATTACACTGTTTTACCGGCGATGCTAATGCATTGCAAAGCTATTTAGATTTGGGGCTTTATATAGGCATTACGGGCTGGGTGTGCGACGAAAGGCGCGGTAAAGAACTGCAAAAGCTAATACCAAGCATTCCAATAGAGCGGTTGTTAATTGAAACTGATGCACCATTTTTAATTCCACGTACAGTTAAACCTAAACCCAAATCACGTAAAAATGAACCTTCATTACTACCCTATGTTTGCCAAACACTGGCTCAACTTTACCAAATAGATGAAAAGATAATAGCAAAGCAAACTACAGAAAACTTCTATCAACTTTTTAGTCTAGAGACACGTTAA
- a CDS encoding ExeM/NucH family extracellular endonuclease codes for MFKTKITPLALVIASLSAPASANLIISEYIEGSSNNKAIELYNTSSSEISLDGYTLSLYSNGKTTVSNKISLTGNLAANSTYVIANASSATALKDKANISSAVANFNGDDALVLTQGATVIDSFGQRGVDPGSFWSGGGVKTQNKTLRRKESILIGRILPDSTFDPSEEWIQFSQDDFDGLGVFGSTTPVDPEPEPLEPLVCGADKTQINVIQGNGTASPLMGTLVELEGVVSADFQGDGQLKGFFVSSLADDIDANPLTSEGVFVYFANTDVSVGDHVRVQGTVEEYFNATQIGSVSQVSVCDTGLTVAATKITLPLANTDDLEPFEGMLVTLEQPLVVTNNYALGRYGEVEVATERLYQGTQIALPGEAANAIEAANLTKKILIDDGSTTQNLDPTAYPAPGLSAENTLRTGDTVNTVTGALAYSFNLYRIHPTVTPQFIATNARKDAPELSAEADLRVASFNVLNYFNGDGEGQGFPTSRGADSEAEFIRQEAKIVSAISAMQADVVGLMEIENDGFGEFSAIASLVNALNDADTANQYAFVNFNLDKIGTDAITTALIYRTNKVEEVGTAAITTDTPFDFSNRAPIAQSFKSLATDEVFTVAVAHLKSKGGCSSASGANEDQNDGQACWNEIRTQGANAYADWLNSKPTGIDDEDIILVGDMNAYAMEDPIRAFADKGYKNVITELDGNTLGYSYSFSGRAGSLDHAVASASLLSKVVSAKDWHINADEPISLDYNVEFKSDAQQSSLYSESAYRASDHDPVIIDIRSTSVTTPEPEVITGEINNISGWFWWKSYTVEIPEGYDELTINLNGGWGDANLFARHNKKPTYFRNDCASINRGNTESCTFTNPKGGKWKVRINGLAPFWNVKLSYKATKYAD; via the coding sequence ATGTTTAAAACAAAAATAACACCGTTGGCACTCGTCATCGCAAGTCTAAGCGCACCTGCCTCTGCTAATCTAATAATATCTGAGTACATTGAAGGTAGCAGTAACAACAAAGCAATAGAGCTTTATAATACATCATCAAGCGAAATTTCACTTGATGGTTATACGCTCAGCTTATATTCTAATGGTAAAACAACGGTAAGTAATAAAATCAGCTTAACCGGCAACCTTGCAGCTAACAGCACTTATGTTATCGCCAATGCATCCTCTGCAACTGCACTTAAAGACAAAGCCAACATTAGTAGTGCCGTTGCTAATTTTAATGGTGATGATGCATTAGTACTTACTCAAGGCGCGACTGTTATTGATAGCTTTGGTCAACGCGGTGTTGATCCAGGTTCATTTTGGTCTGGAGGCGGAGTAAAAACACAAAATAAAACACTTCGTCGCAAAGAGAGTATATTAATTGGTCGTATTTTACCCGATTCGACCTTTGATCCAAGTGAAGAATGGATTCAGTTCAGCCAAGATGACTTTGATGGCCTAGGTGTTTTTGGTAGCACAACCCCTGTAGATCCAGAGCCAGAACCGCTTGAACCATTAGTGTGTGGGGCAGATAAAACACAAATTAATGTCATTCAAGGCAATGGTACTGCAAGTCCACTTATGGGTACTCTTGTTGAACTAGAAGGTGTTGTAAGCGCAGACTTCCAAGGTGACGGTCAATTAAAAGGCTTTTTTGTAAGCTCACTTGCTGATGATATAGATGCTAACCCGCTAACTTCCGAAGGTGTATTTGTATACTTTGCAAATACTGACGTAAGTGTTGGAGACCATGTTCGCGTGCAAGGTACTGTCGAAGAGTATTTCAATGCAACACAAATTGGCAGCGTAAGCCAAGTGTCTGTTTGTGATACTGGTTTAACTGTAGCTGCGACAAAAATCACTTTACCTTTAGCCAATACCGATGATTTAGAACCATTTGAAGGCATGCTAGTAACATTAGAACAACCATTGGTGGTTACCAATAACTATGCTCTTGGGCGATATGGTGAAGTAGAAGTTGCAACAGAGCGCTTATACCAAGGTACGCAAATCGCATTACCGGGTGAAGCAGCCAATGCAATTGAAGCCGCAAATTTAACTAAAAAAATCTTAATTGATGACGGTTCAACGACTCAAAACCTAGATCCTACCGCCTACCCTGCGCCGGGTTTATCGGCAGAAAATACATTACGTACTGGTGACACGGTAAATACCGTTACCGGTGCGCTGGCTTATAGCTTTAATCTTTATCGTATTCATCCAACTGTAACACCTCAGTTTATTGCAACAAATGCGCGTAAAGATGCACCAGAGCTAAGTGCTGAAGCAGATCTACGTGTAGCAAGCTTTAATGTGCTCAATTACTTTAATGGCGACGGTGAAGGCCAAGGCTTCCCTACTAGTCGCGGGGCAGATTCAGAAGCAGAGTTTATTCGCCAAGAAGCTAAAATTGTCAGCGCGATTAGTGCAATGCAGGCCGATGTTGTTGGCTTGATGGAAATAGAAAATGATGGCTTTGGTGAATTTAGCGCTATTGCGAGCCTAGTAAATGCCTTGAACGACGCTGATACGGCCAATCAGTACGCATTTGTTAACTTTAATCTTGATAAAATTGGCACAGATGCAATTACTACCGCATTGATTTACCGAACCAATAAAGTAGAAGAGGTCGGTACCGCCGCTATAACAACTGATACACCGTTTGATTTTAGTAATCGCGCTCCGATTGCACAAAGCTTTAAATCTTTAGCAACCGACGAAGTATTTACAGTAGCTGTAGCACACTTAAAATCTAAAGGTGGTTGCAGCAGTGCCAGCGGTGCTAACGAAGATCAAAATGATGGCCAAGCTTGTTGGAATGAAATACGTACGCAAGGCGCTAATGCATACGCTGATTGGCTAAACAGCAAACCGACCGGTATCGACGACGAAGATATTATTTTAGTCGGCGACATGAATGCTTATGCGATGGAAGACCCTATACGTGCGTTTGCAGATAAAGGTTATAAAAATGTCATTACTGAACTAGATGGCAATACGCTTGGCTATTCTTATAGCTTTTCTGGTCGCGCTGGTAGCCTTGACCATGCTGTAGCAAGTGCATCATTACTTAGTAAAGTTGTATCGGCTAAAGACTGGCATATTAATGCTGATGAGCCAATTTCGCTTGATTATAATGTTGAATTTAAAAGTGATGCTCAACAATCTAGTCTTTACTCAGAAAGTGCTTATCGCGCGTCAGATCATGACCCTGTAATAATTGATATTCGCTCTACCTCTGTTACAACTCCTGAACCTGAGGTAATAACAGGTGAAATTAATAATATTAGTGGTTGGTTTTGGTGGAAGAGCTATACCGTTGAAATCCCAGAAGGATACGACGAGCTTACAATTAACCTTAACGGTGGTTGGGGCGACGCCAACTTATTTGCGCGACACAACAAAAAGCCAACTTACTTTAGAAATGATTGTGCTTCAATAAATAGAGGAAACACTGAAAGCTGCACATTTACCAATCCAAAAGGCGGTAAGTGGAAAGTTCGTATAAATGGGCTGGCACCGTTCTGGAACGTTAAATTAAGCTACAAAGCAACAAAATACGCAGACTAG
- the hemB gene encoding porphobilinogen synthase gives MAQSGLDLFPYTRMRRMRRSDFSRRLMAENQLSVNDLIYPVFVLEGKNRREAIESMPGIERLSIDLLLIEAKELVELGVPAIAIFPVTPTDKKSLFAEEAYNEDGLVQRTVRALKEAYPELGVITDGALDPFTTHGQDGIIDDTGYVMNDVTTEILVKQALSHAQAGADVIAPSDMMDGRIGAIREALEADGFIHTRIMAYSAKYASSYYGPFRDAIGSAGNLKGADKKTYQMDPANSDEAIREVALDLQEGADMVMVKPGMPYLDIVRRVKDEFGVPTFAYQVSGEYAMHKAAIDNGWLAEEATIMESLLAFKRAGADGILTYFAKQAAQYLAKK, from the coding sequence ATGGCCCAATCAGGACTCGACCTTTTTCCGTACACTCGTATGCGCAGAATGCGCCGTAGTGATTTTTCGCGCCGCCTAATGGCCGAAAACCAACTTAGTGTTAATGATCTTATTTACCCGGTATTTGTGCTAGAGGGCAAAAATCGTCGTGAAGCAATTGAATCAATGCCAGGCATAGAACGCTTATCTATTGATTTATTGCTTATTGAGGCAAAAGAGCTCGTTGAGCTCGGCGTGCCAGCCATTGCAATCTTTCCGGTAACGCCTACAGATAAAAAGTCATTATTCGCCGAAGAAGCTTACAATGAAGATGGTTTAGTGCAGCGAACTGTTCGCGCTTTAAAAGAAGCTTACCCTGAACTCGGTGTAATTACTGATGGTGCACTTGACCCATTCACTACACATGGTCAGGACGGCATTATTGATGACACAGGTTACGTAATGAATGACGTAACCACTGAAATTTTAGTTAAACAAGCACTTTCTCATGCACAAGCTGGAGCCGATGTTATCGCTCCTTCAGATATGATGGATGGCCGTATTGGCGCAATTCGTGAAGCACTTGAAGCGGATGGCTTTATCCATACTCGCATTATGGCTTATTCAGCTAAGTATGCCTCTAGCTATTATGGTCCTTTCAGAGATGCAATAGGTTCTGCAGGGAACTTAAAAGGTGCTGACAAAAAGACCTACCAGATGGATCCTGCAAACTCTGACGAAGCAATACGTGAAGTTGCATTAGACTTACAAGAAGGCGCTGATATGGTTATGGTTAAGCCAGGTATGCCTTATTTAGATATTGTACGCCGCGTTAAAGATGAGTTTGGTGTGCCTACTTTTGCATACCAAGTGAGCGGAGAATATGCCATGCATAAAGCCGCGATTGATAACGGCTGGCTCGCTGAAGAAGCAACCATAATGGAGTCTTTACTTGCATTCAAACGTGCTGGAGCTGACGGTATTTTGACTTACTTTGCAAAGCAAGCTGCACAGTATCTAGCTAAAAAATAA
- a CDS encoding sensor domain-containing diguanylate cyclase encodes MAYAKTLFSILMLLCAFFSFANPIIINQDFKQQNINSLHYSFAPTSLLNATQSDFTKWQKIINKPLNLGFEKRPVWLYFTLKNTLNYDVAPLLSLDNPLLNEAQVFHLYNSELLSHNQVGDTFKLAERPIKSESLLVKLTLPANSITTVILKVTNDGGLRIPLTLWQQDAYLAHKSKINLIYGLIIGFVFSLALSCLVLYGFSKKPYFAYVSIITLTLGLLLSYFCGFGVRYFHPNFPAIQQVIVPILIMVITLLFLPLQQQICQLKSSFLLHTQNITSSLFAILLLFIWLLPSSMATLLCLAITPIVLSLYLLTTLICIRTNPSKPSKALLFSLSSFLVVMLYFSVVVFDLYAFNRSSLTFVFICFLSCAFSLCYAAMKQSILEHDKQVVTQQTLIAESAAQDALLKERLALQEEASQELEAQVDERTFELQVTLRELEEKNRELEQLNTEDALTGVKNRRFFDKKLIMELRRSRREQTPLSIIMLDIDHFKSVNDTYGHLTGDQVIKAVSGIIKNNLKRPLDEVARYGGEEFVVLLPNTPQNGAFDIAEQMRKAIAKSAVTVASTEIKFTISAGVYTCVADDINKPEIFTECADKALYYAKQNGRDQVVTFPIPQ; translated from the coding sequence ATGGCATACGCAAAAACATTATTTAGCATACTAATGTTACTTTGCGCATTTTTCTCTTTTGCAAACCCTATAATAATAAACCAAGATTTCAAGCAACAAAACATCAATAGTTTACACTACTCTTTTGCCCCCACATCACTATTAAACGCAACACAAAGCGATTTTACTAAATGGCAAAAAATAATAAACAAACCGCTTAACTTAGGCTTTGAAAAACGACCTGTATGGCTTTATTTTACATTGAAAAATACATTAAACTACGATGTAGCTCCTTTGCTCTCACTTGATAATCCGCTACTAAATGAAGCTCAGGTATTTCACTTATATAATTCAGAACTACTTTCCCATAACCAAGTTGGTGATACGTTTAAACTCGCCGAGCGCCCTATAAAAAGTGAATCATTATTAGTTAAATTAACGTTGCCCGCAAATAGCATAACGACCGTTATACTCAAAGTGACTAACGATGGAGGATTACGTATACCGCTTACCTTATGGCAGCAAGATGCCTATTTAGCCCATAAAAGTAAAATTAATTTAATATACGGTTTGATTATTGGTTTTGTTTTTTCGTTGGCCTTAAGTTGTCTTGTTTTGTATGGTTTTTCGAAGAAGCCCTACTTTGCTTACGTGAGCATAATAACGCTTACCTTAGGTTTACTGCTTTCATATTTTTGTGGGTTTGGTGTGCGTTACTTTCATCCTAATTTCCCCGCAATTCAGCAAGTAATAGTTCCTATATTAATTATGGTAATTACATTATTGTTTTTGCCTTTGCAGCAACAAATTTGCCAACTTAAATCCTCTTTTTTATTGCATACACAAAATATAACAAGCAGTTTATTTGCGATTTTACTGTTATTCATTTGGTTGCTACCAAGCTCAATGGCTACGCTTCTTTGTTTAGCTATTACGCCTATTGTATTGAGCCTTTACCTTTTAACTACACTAATATGTATACGAACTAACCCTTCTAAACCAAGTAAAGCACTGCTATTTTCACTCAGCTCATTTTTAGTGGTTATGCTGTACTTTAGCGTTGTTGTTTTTGACTTATATGCTTTTAATCGCAGTAGCCTTACGTTTGTTTTTATTTGCTTTCTAAGTTGTGCTTTTAGCCTGTGTTACGCCGCAATGAAACAATCTATCTTAGAACACGACAAACAGGTAGTAACGCAACAAACCTTAATTGCTGAGAGTGCAGCTCAAGATGCGTTACTAAAAGAGCGCCTTGCCTTACAAGAAGAAGCAAGCCAAGAACTTGAAGCACAAGTTGATGAACGCACCTTTGAACTACAAGTAACCTTAAGAGAACTTGAAGAAAAAAATAGAGAGCTTGAACAACTCAATACTGAGGATGCTTTAACCGGTGTAAAAAATCGTCGATTCTTTGATAAAAAATTAATAATGGAATTGCGTCGCTCTCGCCGTGAACAAACCCCGTTGAGTATAATTATGCTTGATATCGATCACTTTAAGTCAGTCAATGATACATACGGGCATTTAACTGGCGATCAAGTAATTAAAGCTGTGTCTGGTATTATTAAGAACAATTTAAAACGCCCACTTGATGAGGTCGCACGTTATGGCGGTGAAGAGTTTGTAGTGCTTTTACCAAACACACCACAAAATGGAGCATTTGATATTGCAGAACAAATGCGCAAAGCAATCGCAAAAAGTGCCGTAACGGTTGCGAGTACTGAAATTAAGTTTACAATTAGCGCAGGTGTGTATACCTGTGTTGCCGATGATATTAACAAACCTGAAATTTTTACTGAATGCGCCGATAAAGCGCTTTATTACGCTAAACAAAACGGCCGCGATCAAGTAGTTACCTTTCCAATCCCACAGTAG
- the mdoH gene encoding glucans biosynthesis glucosyltransferase MdoH: protein MFGIQMTSSKQNQGTSMPFKTLRVWLFAIAAIGISGYGMSIMFEILNSNGMTLLEYALLALFSITFAWIVTAFCSGTIGFILQLLRIDPLTLRRVKPIEPNSQALAQQRTAVVMPIYNEDTHRVIAGFEVSLQSLKETGQLNHFDFYLLSDTQDPQIAKNELSAWHALCERLGDTAKHVFYRRRENNKHRKVGNLTDFCERWGSQYDHMIVLDADSVMTGKCMLELTTSMLNNPNVGLIQTIPIPVRQDTFFGRFLQFASVLYSPMLATGSAFWQTDKANYWGHNAIIRVDAFIACCGLPTLKGNAPFGGEILSHDFVEASLLHSANWDVLLLSDIEGSYEEVPSNILDYAVRDRRWVQGNIQHLGLLSSPKLKLMSKFHFLLGATAYISSLIWLSMLALSTIDAVTRALNSDVYFNRAYQLFPTWQIAKTDLIDSLLYLTIIILLLPKLMGVIVTLIHRKKRFGGSIKLILGSLIETIFAIIVAPLMMVFHAYFVVCVFLGKKVKWDAQPREGRMVPWKEAFSYTLFSTIVAIVWGSTAYYFTPVFFWWLSPILLGLVLAAPIVRYSSSIKLGVFLRKIGIFICPSEIDNDSTLAALKVHLKEISVPKEGQYPAIVPVLPKEHLVTMPIQCFSKPRKLKMKALKAKVIKKFN from the coding sequence ATGTTTGGTATCCAAATGACATCAAGTAAGCAAAACCAAGGAACATCAATGCCTTTTAAAACACTTCGCGTATGGTTATTTGCCATCGCTGCTATTGGTATATCGGGTTACGGTATGTCAATCATGTTTGAAATTTTAAATTCCAACGGGATGACTTTACTCGAATATGCACTACTGGCTTTATTTTCAATTACGTTTGCGTGGATTGTAACCGCATTTTGCAGTGGTACAATTGGCTTTATATTACAGCTTTTACGCATTGATCCACTCACTCTTAGGCGTGTGAAGCCAATTGAGCCTAATAGCCAAGCGCTAGCGCAGCAAAGAACAGCCGTTGTGATGCCAATTTATAACGAGGATACTCATCGTGTTATTGCTGGCTTTGAAGTAAGCTTACAATCGCTAAAGGAGACGGGGCAACTTAATCATTTTGACTTTTATTTGCTAAGCGATACTCAAGATCCACAAATAGCTAAAAACGAACTAAGTGCATGGCATGCATTGTGTGAACGCTTAGGTGATACAGCAAAACACGTATTCTATCGTCGTCGCGAAAATAACAAACACCGCAAAGTTGGTAACCTAACCGACTTTTGTGAGCGCTGGGGAAGCCAGTACGACCATATGATTGTACTTGATGCTGATAGCGTAATGACCGGAAAATGCATGCTAGAGCTCACTACTAGTATGTTAAACAACCCTAACGTCGGTCTTATTCAAACAATTCCGATCCCCGTTCGCCAAGACACCTTTTTTGGGCGATTTTTACAATTTGCCTCCGTGCTTTACAGCCCAATGCTGGCGACAGGCTCTGCGTTTTGGCAAACCGATAAAGCAAATTACTGGGGCCATAACGCAATAATTAGAGTTGATGCATTTATTGCCTGCTGTGGCTTACCTACTTTAAAAGGTAACGCCCCATTTGGTGGTGAAATACTCAGTCATGATTTTGTTGAAGCGTCTTTGTTACACAGTGCTAATTGGGACGTATTGCTCCTATCAGACATTGAAGGAAGTTATGAAGAAGTTCCAAGTAACATTTTAGATTATGCTGTACGCGACAGACGTTGGGTACAAGGCAATATTCAGCATCTTGGCTTATTGTCTTCGCCAAAGTTAAAGCTAATGAGTAAATTTCACTTTCTGTTGGGCGCAACCGCTTATATTTCATCATTAATTTGGTTATCGATGTTAGCGCTAAGCACCATAGATGCAGTCACTCGTGCGCTAAATAGTGATGTGTATTTTAATCGCGCATACCAATTATTTCCTACGTGGCAAATCGCAAAAACCGACTTAATAGATTCGTTATTATATTTAACCATTATCATATTGTTACTCCCTAAACTAATGGGTGTGATCGTAACTCTTATACACAGGAAAAAGCGTTTTGGTGGTTCTATTAAGCTTATATTAGGCTCTTTAATAGAAACTATATTCGCAATTATCGTTGCGCCGCTTATGATGGTATTTCATGCCTACTTTGTTGTTTGCGTATTTTTAGGGAAAAAAGTGAAGTGGGATGCCCAGCCACGCGAAGGTCGAATGGTTCCATGGAAAGAAGCGTTTAGTTATACGTTATTTTCAACCATTGTGGCTATAGTATGGGGCAGTACTGCTTATTACTTCACTCCCGTATTCTTTTGGTGGCTCTCACCTATTTTACTAGGCTTGGTATTAGCGGCTCCGATTGTGCGCTATTCAAGCAGTATCAAACTAGGCGTATTTCTTAGAAAAATAGGTATATTTATTTGCCCTAGTGAAATAGATAACGATTCAACACTAGCAGCGCTGAAGGTACACCTGAAAGAAATCTCAGTTCCGAAAGAAGGCCAATACCCAGCAATTGTGCCTGTGCTGCCAAAAGAGCACTTGGTGACAATGCCTATTCAGTGCTTTAGCAAGCCACGTAAACTAAAGATGAAAGCGCTAAAAGCAAAGGTAATAAAAAAGTTTAACTAA
- a CDS encoding glucan biosynthesis protein G — MKQLTHLIPTWPLCSKPLLGLLIMFSTLGNTHQAFAATVDAAIPQSSLFDVISARAKKLAAEEYIAPKNIELDALNNIDYQDYRSIRFKKDKSVWKDESLYEVQLFHPGFLYKTPVTINTVDGDSKRNRLPFSTNFYHYDSTAAPLKDEIDKSVANMQLGHAGFRLHYPLNTNEYKDEVMVFQGASYFRVVGPNQVYGLSARGLAIDTAEASGEEFPMFKEFWLVKPKPQQTNIVMFALLDSPSVSGAYRFDIDPSTNTAVKVDMQIFARKDVKKLGVAPLTSMFYHGENSTKFFDDYRPEVHDSDGLLTQSQDNKWIWRPLNNPAQLSVTSFSYNNPKGFGLAQRDRDFNNYFDTEAHYHDRPSLWIEPEGEWGNGRVELVEIPTDTETNDNIVSYWVPEKPFKAGDSLKLSYKMTTFNAQLNQHEKARVVRTRIGSAALPGEDNPPPKSHRQFTVDFSGPELNQLSEKLNVIADIQLTTGEVSDVTVQKLPDTFGWRVAFKIAPQDGKPVDMRLSLKLRDKEISEVWSYVWYPNDIK, encoded by the coding sequence ATGAAACAATTAACCCATTTAATACCAACCTGGCCACTATGCTCAAAGCCACTTTTGGGTCTACTTATTATGTTTTCGACTTTGGGAAACACTCATCAAGCATTTGCTGCAACTGTTGATGCTGCAATTCCACAAAGCAGTTTATTTGATGTAATAAGCGCACGTGCAAAAAAGCTAGCCGCTGAAGAATACATTGCGCCTAAAAATATTGAGCTTGATGCACTCAATAATATTGATTACCAAGACTATCGATCTATTCGCTTTAAAAAAGATAAATCGGTATGGAAAGACGAAAGTCTATATGAAGTACAGCTATTTCATCCAGGTTTTTTATATAAAACACCTGTAACTATAAATACCGTTGATGGTGATTCTAAGCGCAACCGCTTACCTTTTAGCACTAATTTTTATCACTACGACTCAACAGCAGCGCCTTTAAAAGACGAAATAGATAAAAGCGTCGCTAACATGCAATTAGGCCATGCCGGTTTCAGACTCCATTACCCTCTAAATACCAATGAGTACAAAGATGAGGTCATGGTATTTCAGGGCGCTTCATACTTTCGTGTTGTCGGCCCCAATCAAGTTTACGGGTTATCCGCTCGCGGTTTAGCTATTGATACCGCAGAAGCCTCAGGCGAAGAATTTCCTATGTTTAAAGAGTTTTGGTTAGTTAAGCCAAAACCACAGCAAACAAATATTGTTATGTTTGCATTACTTGATAGCCCATCAGTATCTGGCGCATATCGATTTGATATAGACCCTAGCACTAACACAGCTGTAAAAGTTGATATGCAAATATTTGCACGTAAAGACGTTAAAAAACTGGGTGTAGCACCTCTAACAAGCATGTTTTATCACGGTGAAAACAGCACTAAGTTTTTTGATGACTACCGCCCTGAAGTTCACGACTCTGACGGCTTATTAACACAGTCTCAAGATAACAAATGGATATGGCGCCCTCTTAATAACCCAGCCCAACTCAGTGTGACTTCTTTTTCATACAACAACCCTAAAGGCTTTGGTTTAGCCCAACGCGATCGAGACTTTAATAACTATTTTGATACCGAAGCCCATTACCACGACCGCCCTAGCCTTTGGATTGAACCTGAAGGTGAATGGGGCAATGGCCGAGTAGAGCTGGTAGAAATACCTACAGATACCGAAACTAACGACAATATAGTAAGTTATTGGGTGCCTGAAAAACCATTTAAGGCGGGTGATTCATTAAAGCTCAGCTATAAAATGACAACTTTTAACGCTCAATTAAATCAGCATGAAAAAGCACGCGTCGTTCGTACTCGAATTGGTAGTGCAGCACTACCAGGCGAAGACAATCCACCGCCAAAAAGTCATCGTCAATTCACTGTCGATTTTTCAGGACCCGAGCTTAATCAATTATCTGAAAAGCTAAACGTAATAGCCGACATTCAACTAACAACTGGCGAAGTAAGCGATGTAACGGTACAAAAACTACCCGATACTTTTGGCTGGCGTGTGGCTTTTAAAATTGCACCACAGGACGGTAAGCCAGTAGATATGCGTTTATCGCTAAAACTACGTGATAAAGAAATTAGTGAGGTATGGAGTTATGTTTGGTATCCAAATGACATCAAGTAA